The DNA region CTTGTGGTCTATGGcctaatcacacacacatctggtcaAGTATTTTATTTCAGCCCTAAATCTGAATATTTTTTCTTGCAACACATGTTTCCAACAGACGTTTGTAAATggaacgctgcagctgcagcagaggcaggacgAGGGGAAGGGGAAGTGTCCTTTTGATCCCTTCCAGAGATACTCCTCCCTCATGGTCGGTGAGTGTCAGAGTCAGACATGTGAGTGCTGCTGAAGGTGCAAAGTGCACCAACAGAAAATTCAGTTTGACAAGCGTGTGCAGATTTGTGCCGGCCACCAGGCCTAAGCATCGCATTTACCAGCACTGCCTCATCAAATCACTGGGCAGAGAGTTGCTTCCAATTATTAGTGAGATCTTGTTCCAACTTAATGTGAATGATGGATTTCCAGGAATTTCTTCTCATCATCTTGTTCCTGTCCAACAGGAAATGACCTATATTCTGCTACATCCATCAACTTCTTGGGCTCTGAGCCGGTGGTGCTGCGCAGTTCGAACTTGGCTCTTCGCACTGAGTTTAGGAGCTCCTGGCTGAGTGGTGAGTCGAGACCAGCCCCTCCAACAGGTCATGTAGTCCCTTTAGCTACACTAAAGCTACACAGATGATGCAGGTGATTGTATTCTGTCTTATTCGAAGCAAACAGTTTCTGTTTCGTCATTTCAGAGCCAGACTTTGTCTACATGGACCTTGTGGATGAGAGTTCAGACAGTCCTGATGGAGATGACGACAAGGTGTATTTGTTCTTCAGTGAGAAGGCCATGGAGTTCGACCTCTACAGCAAGGTCGCTGTGTCACGAGTGGCCCGCGTCTGCAAGGTATAACTAGGGAAAAGATCCAAACCAGCAGTCGCCTCTCGCCATCGTCACACAAACAGAGCGGCTTTTCGTAGCATCACCGTCTGAGAACGCGCTTTCCCTGCGTGACGGCTCTGGTTGTTGCGCTTAAAGGGAACGCAAGCATGCGCCTATGACAGCGCGTCTGTGTCCTTGTTCAGGGCGATATGGGCGGCCAGCGGACGCTGCAGAGGAAATGGACGTCGTTCCTGAAAGCCAGTCTGGATTGTTCCCTCTCTGAACCCAGCCTGCCCCCCATTGTCCAGGATGTCTTCCTGCTGAAGCACCAGGACTGGAGGAAGAGCATCTTCTACGCTGTCTTCACGCAGTCGTATGTGCTTCCAATCAAATCCTGTGGTTTTATGGCTCAGAGTGGGCGTTGACGTGGGTAATCTAGGAAGAATGCAGGACCGTTTGTTTGGTGAAACAACAAAGGCGCATTGGTTGCATTACTTGATCTGTAACAAGATTCCTTGTGTTTGTAAGTGACAGCACCCAGCAGCTCAGCTTTTATTTCCTGGTAAGTGATTTATTCATCACAGATTAAGCAGCTAACTGGTGTTGGCTTGTGTTTTTCCAGGGCCTTGTCCCAGGTGTCTGCGGTCTGCGCCTACAGTGTGCAGTCTATTAGCGATCTTTTCAGTGAAGGAAAGTTTAAAACTCCTGTTACCGTGGAGACGTCCCACGTGAAGTGGGTGATGTATACTGGAGAAGTTCCAGTACCCAGACCGGGAGCGGTGAGTTTAAGGAGAAATGCAACTCGGCAGGatgtttatttatatgaaaTTCTAAATATCACTCTTGAATTGCAGTGCATCAACAATGTTGCCCGTAAAATGGGAATGAACCGCTCTCTGGACCTTCCTGACAAAACCCTCCAGTTTATCCGCGACCGTCCTCTCATGGACGAACCCGTTCGTCCTCTGACAGGAGGACCGCTGCTGGTCAAGAGGGGAGCGCTGCTGACTCGCATCGTTGTGGACAGTGTGCTGGCCCTGGACGGGCAGAGCTACGCTGTCATGTTCATCGGCGACGGTAAAACAGGGCGTATCCGACGCAAAGTACGGTAGCTGCAGTGAGATTCTAGTAGAACGGAGCTAACGCTGGAACAAGAAGCTTGCATCTACCCTAGATTCAATTTTATGCATAAATAATCTGGTTGATTAAACTTCAAGCTACCGAAAGTTTGACAGAAACTAtgagagaagcagaagaagaaagtcAAAAAAGCTTCAAAAAtaagtaattatttattaaaagctTTGAAAAAATCTTCTTTATCTTTACATTACAACAACACTGATCCTCATCATGGCACCTGCTAGTGAGTGGGATGTGTTAGGCAGCGAGTCACCATTTTAATAGAGATTGACAAGGGGAAACTGTGATGGCTACAAACCTGCAGCCATTGTGGCTGTTCCCAGTCAGGTTATCCAGAAAAGGGGAGCAATATCAGACCCTATGGTAAAGCAGATGGTCTTAATGTGATGCCTGTCACCTGCAGCATAGTAAATGTGAGTAATTACAGTAGCACCATCACAGTAGTTATTCTCCTCTCTTAGACAACGGTTATGTCCAGAAAGCCGTCAACTACGATGGAGAGATGTTCATCATCGAGGAGGTTCAGCTGTGGGAGAACCCTGTGCCCATCATCGCCCTGCGCCTGTCATCCAGCAAGGTATGAGATTCAGTTAGTCCTGCATCCGCACACCTCCAAATACAAAGCCCGGCGGTGATAGCTTCGTTTCTGCGCTGCAGGGTTGGCTGTACGCAGGCTCAGAGCTCGGCGCTATCCAGATGCCGGTGAGTAACTGCAGCCGCCATGACACCTGCATGGACTGCATCGTGGCCAGGGATCCTTACTGCGCCTGGGACCTGTCCACGCGCCAGTGCTCTTCAGTCCACAGCTCGCGCCCCTCCCCAGACAGCATACAGAGCCTGAAGGAGGCAGACGTCACGCGGTGTCCTCAGCCAGGTGCGTGTCCTCACAGTCCCTTGTCTGCATGAAGAACTGCAGTTTCTCAGTGAAGCAGCATTACGTTTAGTACTGATCCGCTGGTCAGTGATCCGCTGTGTATTTTTAGATCCGGTAGCAGCTGTGGACTTAACCCTTGTTCCTCAGAACAACATCCAGCTGCCCTGCCAGCTCCACTCCAACCTGGCTCGGGTCCACTGGCGATTCTCTGAGCAAACACTTCACTCCGACCACAAATACTACATCTACGACGGAGGCCTCCTCGTCCTGAGCGCCTCCGAGGCAGACGCAGGCGAGTACGTCTGTGACTCAGTGGAGCAGATAAACGGCAGGACGTACAACCGAACCGTGGCGGTTTATCGCCTGCAGCTCTACTTCGGACCAACAGCCCGGGCCGGTACCACCCCTAGCAGTGGAGTGACAAATTCCACAGGTTCTGCTCACGGAGCCACTACAGCTGCGCCAGGCCCGAGTCCAACCACCCACAGCGGGGACCCGTTGCCCCCCGAGACTCGAAGTGACGGTGGCAAAATAACGGGTCTGGAAGTGGCCGTGgcgctgctgtcgctgctctgCCTCGTCCTGATCGGCGCCGTCCTGTGGCGATGGAAGTGCCTCACGTTTCTCCAGCGCTCCGGTGAGAACGAGGGGAAGAGGCAGTCGGGCGATTACAAGCACATTCAGTACAGGTCTCCAGAGAAGAAACTAACGGGGCCTCACTCTGGGAGACCTTGCAGTGCCAATAATAATCACACTACTGTTGACTTCAAAGGGAACGGGGAGCACCACTTCCCACCTGTGATTAACATTTCAACTCTGAATGGTCTGGGATACATAAAAGAAGAGTCAGCGATTTGACCAGTTATGTACTAACTACCTTCCTTATACGTGTACGTCTAAGATGAGAGTGTTCTTAGAAAACATCTTCACATTATAAGTGGACTGATCTCAGACAGCACGCCGTAGGGGGGGAATGCTACTTTTGTATGATGACTTGGGAACATGCTGTGTAATATATGTGATATATAATGTACAGCAAAGCCCCTTTTTCCagctatttatttgtttttatttcatttaaaacatgcaAATCTACAGTCAGCTAAGCTTGGAAGTGTCATTAGGGAGCAGTAGCAAACAGTGGCCTCTAATGTCCAGGCTCCTTTTTTTGATTTTATGGATACTACATCTTAAAAGCAGAAACTGTCTGGTGGTCTTTGACCGTGTTAGTGATGGACATAAACTCACTGATAATGTTAAATAGTCTAAACGGTTATTTCACTCCTGTAAATGTTTTACTATTAATGATGCCACCCACATCATACTACTGTAATGAAAGGGGCGTTTACTGTAGgtacctgtgttttttttctaaaccaaACATAATATAAATATGATTTCTTACTGTGAATAATACTGGAAATATTGTTGGTGTGTACATTTTAGTCAGTAAACTAAACCTTTTTACAGGTAATGACTTTTGGTGTCACATTCTTACTTgcgaaaaaaaaattatttcataaATAACTTGTCTATGCTCTGCCATTAATGATGACCTCCTcatttacacaaacagaaacacaggctaGTTGGTGTTAATGTAAACTGTACAGATAAAATATATAACAAAAACATGCATCGATTTGACGTTACCTGaatctgctgtgtttgtaatGGCAGGGCCTCAGTTAACATGTTATAGCTCAAGTAAGGAAAAAAAGTACAGATTTTTCATGCTCAACATGAAGTTTACACTGGGGAACTCAAACAATCCAATCCACAAACCAACCATGTTCACTCACTCTGTTGAAAACAGCCACAGGGTTTGTACTGAATTAGGTCTGAAATCATTCTTAGATTTTGTAACTGCCCTCTCATCATCAGTCTTTTTCTTCATTCCAAGATTTAATAAGGCTTTTATATCGTCAGGCTGTTATGAGTCATTCTATGGTGCTCACAGTTTTATATCCCACACTGTTCTTCCAACACTTCAGAATAAATCAATACAACAGCTGCATGTCTTTGCTGGCTGAAGATTTCAACACTGAGGGTAAGATGTGATAAGACTCCTAAATAAATCTAGAAAAAATTCTAGATTTCTAAAACAACCTAGAATTGTTGAACAAGGAAATCAGGAGAACTAACTTATTGCTACTCCTGAAGTTGTCTAACAACTGATTATCCTGAAActgatataaaaatacaaacacaacccaGTAAATTATAGATGTTAATATATGTAAAAGGTTGAATACGTTCAATGTCAGACATGGTGTAACCAAAACATTTATTGAAATGGTGATTCATACATATGCTTTGTATAATGTCAACTATAAAATGAACcagaaacatttaaacaataaacacacttACAAGAAGTAAAATAACAGGCACCTTTTCTTTCCGGTGATTGTACATTGGTCTTTAAGTTGACAGACACAACAAAAGTcaattcttttatttcttgttaaAACTCACATTCATTGGTTTTAATCAGCTTCTTTGCCAGAGGATTGCTGGAATGAGAAAGTGGGTTTATGTCCAACACCATACGATATTTAGAGACAATGGGACATCACCAGAATAAAAATCCATCTGGGTCAGCGAGTTGGGTGGTATGTGTCAATTTGGTCACAAAGTCACTGCATTTGTAATAAAAAGGCATCTTACAAAAAATAAGCTGCAAGCAAGTCGACCACAGCCTCTAACTTCAGTCTATCTGGGGAAGAAGGAAAGTGACTGGAAGAgagacagcagctgatgctttCACATTAGAACGACAACCAATAAACCAAACAGTGTAGTGAATAGACTCGAAAACTCAGAAATACTGAGGCAGAGTACTGTGGGTGTGACTTAGTAGTAATGAAATTGGGAGAAACAAGTGTTTTGGCACAGCAGTGTTCAATGACAAATCACCAAGGAGGATTACATACCAATAACTTGACTTCAGAGAAGCATACGcccatttaaaaagaaaaaaaagtattcaAGGCAAAAAGTCAAGCAACTTTCTCATATTCAGTTCTGCACGCAAAAGTAAGGCAGCCAAAGCAGTCAAACCTAAAGATATGAAGCACAAGGTATCAAAAGCAACCTGAAGTTGAAACAGTTTACATAAAGCAAACAGAAAAGAATTTcaccagataaaaaaaaacatgcagcttCCAGAATTTTCcttattttaaagaaaaaaggagaaaccCTGTTCAGTAGCATACAGTACTATGGCTTCTAGCATGCATCTCTGCCAACCAACAAAAACAATCCCTCCATAAGGCACACATCTTTTACACACAGCCTGGAACAATTTTCTTATTGCATGTTGcattgcaatttttttttttaaatcataacTGTAAATAAATCTCATTCCATTTCATAAATTGCATTTAACTAATTGAAATGGAATTGTATATCTTAAAGACAATCTGGAACAAATACATGATTGTAATGTACTGTGCTGACAAAACCTTTTGCTAAAACGTTGATAGCAATCCTGTCTTCTCATTCGAAAATTTCTTCATGCACTTTCTGAGTTGTGGGACATGACATGATGCTTTAAAAAAACTATTCTGTGTACCACAGACGTGACCAGTAGTCTGTCTCCATCTAGAGGTGGCTCTCAGGCTTTACCACTGATTGTCGGTAGGGTAGTTCGGCACTGTGGTGGGGTATTGAGGTAAGCTCGGGCCTTgggctgcatgtgctgctgcgTTGAAACCTGCTTCCCTCACTGGTGCACTCTTCCACATCCCGGTGGTCCACTCCTCCTGAGCACGCTGCAtactcccaccaccaccacggtaAAATTTGTGCACCTGTGTGAAAGGTATCATGTGCAATAGCATTTCACATAACTAGCACAGTTTGATAAGCATGAGGTgcaaatattatatttaaatacatcttGATTTTGATCACTGACCTTAAGGATAACTATTGCCATTAAAACAGTCACCAGTGTGAAGCACAGAGTTGTGATTAACATCACTACAGCAGAGCCCAC from Betta splendens chromosome 4, fBetSpl5.4, whole genome shotgun sequence includes:
- the si:ch211-129c21.1 gene encoding semaphorin-4E — protein: MSLLFGLSIVCGLMLHDGVSALNTHYCVPRKTVPFQNDLMLFREKDIFNYSTILMRDDLGVLLVGAREAIYALDIDNISVRKSVVYWRVPKEKQTECTYKGKLAEVECRNYIRTLHRVNATTMYVCGTNAFSPTCDYMTFVNGTLQLQQRQDEGKGKCPFDPFQRYSSLMVGNDLYSATSINFLGSEPVVLRSSNLALRTEFRSSWLSEPDFVYMDLVDESSDSPDGDDDKVYLFFSEKAMEFDLYSKVAVSRVARVCKGDMGGQRTLQRKWTSFLKASLDCSLSEPSLPPIVQDVFLLKHQDWRKSIFYAVFTQSALSQVSAVCAYSVQSISDLFSEGKFKTPVTVETSHVKWVMYTGEVPVPRPGACINNVARKMGMNRSLDLPDKTLQFIRDRPLMDEPVRPLTGGPLLVKRGALLTRIVVDSVLALDGQSYAVMFIGDDNGYVQKAVNYDGEMFIIEEVQLWENPVPIIALRLSSSKGWLYAGSELGAIQMPVSNCSRHDTCMDCIVARDPYCAWDLSTRQCSSVHSSRPSPDSIQSLKEADVTRCPQPDPVAAVDLTLVPQNNIQLPCQLHSNLARVHWRFSEQTLHSDHKYYIYDGGLLVLSASEADAGEYVCDSVEQINGRTYNRTVAVYRLQLYFGPTARAGTTPSSGVTNSTGSAHGATTAAPGPSPTTHSGDPLPPETRSDGGKITGLEVAVALLSLLCLVLIGAVLWRWKCLTFLQRSGENEGKRQSGDYKHIQYRSPEKKLTGPHSGRPCSANNNHTTVDFKGNGEHHFPPVINISTLNGLGYIKEESAI